One Pseudomonas sp. HOU2 genomic window carries:
- a CDS encoding spore coat U domain-containing protein — protein MTGKHWMVIATGTLLLLADDAQAAISGQINARLILIAGCEVTNSATPAIPVSNLGTLDFGQQGPTWNAPIKASLDGDSSGKLNVACNPSVTGFTVTIDGGSHGDGTTRRLSNGRQTLPYQLFLDASGSQRYSIGQQHNFAVTSGAQIPIPVFGTVVANTRAVPAGVYTDTLTVTLDW, from the coding sequence ATGACAGGCAAGCACTGGATGGTCATCGCCACGGGTACGCTGCTGTTGCTCGCTGACGACGCACAGGCGGCAATCAGCGGGCAGATCAATGCGCGGCTGATCCTGATCGCCGGGTGCGAAGTCACCAACAGCGCCACCCCGGCGATCCCGGTGAGCAATCTGGGCACCCTCGATTTCGGTCAGCAGGGGCCGACCTGGAACGCGCCGATCAAGGCCAGTCTCGACGGCGACAGCAGCGGCAAGCTGAATGTCGCCTGCAATCCTTCGGTCACTGGTTTCACCGTCACCATCGATGGCGGCAGCCACGGTGACGGCACCACCCGCCGCCTGAGCAACGGGCGCCAGACCCTGCCTTATCAACTCTTTCTGGATGCCTCCGGCAGCCAGCGCTACAGCATTGGTCAACAACACAATTTCGCTGTCACCAGCGGTGCGCAAATACCGATTCCGGTGTTTGGCACGGTGGTGGCGAATACCCGCGCGGTACCGGCAGGTGTCTATACCGACACGCTGACGGTGACGCTCGACTGGTAA
- a CDS encoding spore coat U domain-containing protein — translation MRRQGCAALLLLCAGSVPLPLGAATSQSFQVSATITPGCLVVGGVSNYGGLNFGSRSALATGTVQVALTGGVQLQCTPGVTLNMSVDGGQYNSSGRHMQINSGSARVAYALFRDAAYSQSLGIGQSVAVAYSDANNISLPIYGQVQLPGNQPGGTYSDVLQVQLSW, via the coding sequence ATGCGCCGCCAGGGCTGTGCCGCGCTGCTCCTGCTCTGTGCGGGCAGTGTGCCGCTGCCGCTGGGGGCGGCGACCAGCCAGAGCTTCCAGGTCAGCGCGACCATCACGCCGGGGTGTCTGGTAGTTGGCGGGGTGTCGAATTACGGCGGGCTGAATTTCGGCTCGCGCTCGGCCCTCGCGACGGGAACGGTGCAAGTGGCATTGACCGGCGGCGTGCAGCTGCAATGCACCCCCGGGGTGACCTTGAACATGAGCGTCGATGGCGGCCAGTACAACAGCAGCGGTCGGCATATGCAGATCAACAGCGGCAGTGCGCGGGTGGCGTATGCGCTGTTTCGCGATGCGGCGTACAGCCAGAGCCTGGGCATCGGTCAGAGCGTGGCGGTGGCCTATAGCGATGCGAACAACATCAGCCTGCCGATTTACGGCCAGGTGCAATTGCCGGGCAATCAGCCTGGGGGGACGTACAGCGACGTGTTGCAGGTGCAGCTGTCGTGGTAA
- a CDS encoding MFS transporter — translation MQTQPLKSSVVLLFAIACGLAVGNVYYAQPLLDAMAEAFAMSPATIGIVITLTQIGYGIGLVLLVPLGDLLNRRRLIVTQTLLSAAALLMIALAPNSVWLLLGMTLTGLLAVVTQVLVAYAATLAIPAQRGRVVGVVTSGIVVGILLARTVAGAMADLAGWRAIYLLSAGLMLLMALLLLRVLPKNEAAQPASRYGALIASVFSLFRQEPVLRQRAILALLTFASAMVLWTPMVLPLAAPPLSLSHSEIGLFGLAGAAGALAAARAGHLADRGLGQWVSGLSLLLMLASWLPIALTQSSLWALLLGVITLDLGLQAVHVTSQSMIYSVRPEAQSRLTAGYMLFYSIGSALGSITSTAMYAWAGWTGVCLLGAAINAVALGYWWLTLKSGAPQRCATQAG, via the coding sequence ATGCAAACTCAACCCCTCAAAAGCAGCGTGGTGCTGCTGTTCGCCATTGCCTGCGGTCTGGCTGTAGGCAATGTGTATTACGCGCAGCCGTTGCTGGACGCCATGGCCGAGGCCTTCGCCATGTCGCCGGCAACCATCGGCATCGTCATCACCCTGACGCAGATCGGCTACGGCATCGGTCTGGTATTGCTGGTTCCACTCGGCGACCTGCTCAACCGACGGCGGCTGATCGTCACCCAGACCCTGCTCTCGGCCGCCGCGCTGTTGATGATCGCGCTGGCACCCAATAGCGTGTGGTTGCTGCTCGGCATGACCCTGACCGGCCTGCTCGCCGTGGTGACGCAAGTGCTGGTGGCGTATGCCGCGACACTGGCCATCCCGGCGCAACGCGGGCGCGTGGTCGGCGTGGTCACCAGCGGCATCGTCGTCGGTATTCTGCTCGCGCGCACCGTTGCCGGGGCCATGGCTGATCTGGCCGGTTGGCGGGCAATTTATCTGCTGTCGGCGGGGCTGATGCTGCTGATGGCGCTGCTGCTGTTACGCGTATTGCCCAAGAATGAAGCCGCGCAGCCGGCGAGCCGTTACGGCGCGCTGATCGCTTCGGTGTTCAGCCTGTTCAGGCAAGAGCCGGTGCTGCGACAACGGGCGATTCTCGCGCTGCTGACCTTCGCCAGCGCCATGGTTTTGTGGACGCCGATGGTGCTGCCGCTGGCCGCCCCGCCTCTGTCTTTGTCACACAGTGAAATCGGCCTGTTCGGCTTGGCTGGTGCCGCCGGTGCGCTCGCCGCCGCGCGTGCCGGACATCTCGCCGACCGCGGCCTGGGCCAATGGGTCAGTGGTCTGTCGCTGTTGCTGATGCTCGCCTCGTGGCTGCCGATCGCCCTTACCCAGTCCTCGTTGTGGGCGCTATTGCTCGGTGTGATCACCCTCGATCTGGGCTTGCAGGCCGTGCACGTCACCAGCCAGAGCATGATCTACAGCGTGCGGCCCGAAGCGCAAAGCCGCCTCACCGCCGGCTACATGCTGTTCTATTCGATCGGCAGCGCATTGGGTTCGATTACCTCGACGGCGATGTACGCCTGGGCCGGCTGGACCGGCGTGTGTCTGCTTGGCGCCGCTATCAATGCAGTGGCGCTGGGCTATTGGTGGCTGACCCTGAAAAGTGGCGCACCGCAGCGGTGCGCCACGCAGGCGGGTTAA
- a CDS encoding cytochrome b, translated as MSTQPTHFALLARLLHWLMALMIIAMLFIGAGMVTSVSQRHEWLIHLHKPLGIAILLLVVVRLLVRFSTRQPPLPADLPGWQVMAAKASHVLLYALMLVLPLLGWAMISASGEPVMLSNTLQLPSILPADAQVFALLRKAHGYLAYLLFLTVLLHLAAALFHGWVRRDEVLDSMLRGRDRD; from the coding sequence ATGAGCACGCAACCGACTCATTTCGCGCTGTTGGCGCGGCTGCTGCACTGGCTGATGGCGCTGATGATCATCGCCATGTTGTTCATTGGCGCCGGCATGGTCACTTCGGTTTCACAGCGGCATGAATGGCTGATTCATCTGCACAAACCGCTGGGGATCGCGATTCTGCTGCTGGTAGTCGTGCGTCTGTTGGTGCGATTTTCTACCCGACAGCCGCCGCTGCCGGCCGATCTGCCGGGCTGGCAGGTGATGGCGGCCAAGGCTTCGCATGTGTTGTTGTACGCCTTGATGCTGGTGTTGCCGCTGCTCGGTTGGGCGATGATCAGTGCCTCGGGCGAGCCGGTGATGCTCAGCAATACCTTGCAGTTGCCGTCGATCCTGCCGGCCGATGCGCAAGTGTTTGCCCTGCTGCGCAAGGCGCATGGCTATCTGGCGTATCTGTTGTTCCTGACCGTGCTGTTGCACCTGGCGGCGGCGCTGTTCCACGGTTGGGTACGCCGCGACGAGGTGCTCGACAGCATGTTGCGCGGTCGCGATCGCGATTAA
- a CDS encoding spore coat U domain-containing protein, producing MSAARICLCLALLLPGMAQALCSVVSTTPAAFGSISSIAVRTTTQPSSTLNAGLSCTGSLLSLLTSNDHFYATITSTQSGLLGPTGDVIGYTIYANNSTSYPVTRGTAYDFARNGIIDALGLLNGTTPKTVPLYLGTTIGSNVAAGIYTETLSIFWNWNYCSGIGIGSVCLGRDINSGTATLTVNLTVSNDCTITAPNIAFGSAPVISAFTPVTGQTINLACTKGSAYTVGLSDGQNPVSVGGRRRMISGSNYLAYDIFKSAGTTRWGSVGSARRSSTDAEVNPGNGLGTGSQIFNYNAKIYTDQTTPPAGTYLDNVVLDVGF from the coding sequence ATGAGTGCGGCGCGGATCTGTCTGTGCCTGGCGTTGCTGCTGCCGGGGATGGCGCAGGCCTTGTGCTCGGTGGTCAGCACCACGCCGGCGGCGTTCGGTTCGATCAGTTCGATTGCCGTGCGCACCACGACGCAGCCCAGTTCCACGCTCAATGCAGGCTTGAGCTGCACCGGCTCACTGCTGTCATTGCTGACCAGCAACGATCATTTCTACGCCACCATCACCTCGACCCAGAGCGGCTTGCTCGGGCCGACGGGCGACGTCATTGGCTACACAATCTACGCCAACAACAGCACCAGCTACCCGGTGACTCGCGGCACCGCCTATGACTTCGCGCGCAACGGCATCATCGACGCCTTGGGACTGCTCAACGGTACCACCCCGAAAACCGTGCCGCTGTATCTGGGCACGACCATTGGCAGCAACGTCGCCGCCGGGATTTATACGGAAACCCTGAGCATTTTCTGGAACTGGAATTACTGCTCCGGGATCGGTATCGGCAGTGTTTGTCTGGGGCGCGACATTAACAGCGGTACGGCGACGTTGACGGTGAACCTGACGGTGTCCAACGACTGCACGATTACTGCGCCGAACATTGCCTTTGGCAGTGCACCGGTGATCAGCGCCTTTACCCCGGTGACCGGGCAGACCATCAATCTGGCCTGCACCAAGGGCAGCGCCTACACCGTCGGTTTGAGCGACGGGCAGAACCCGGTCAGTGTTGGCGGTCGGCGGCGGATGATTTCCGGGAGCAACTATCTGGCCTACGACATCTTCAAAAGTGCCGGCACCACCCGGTGGGGCAGCGTCGGCAGCGCGCGCCGGTCAAGCACCGATGCCGAGGTCAATCCGGGGAATGGCTTGGGTACGGGGAGCCAGATTTTCAATTACAACGCGAAGATCTACACCGACCAGACCACGCCGCCGGCGGGCACTTACCTGGACAATGTGGTGCTCGACGTAGGTTTCTGA
- a CDS encoding molecular chaperone, protein MGAVTSGHSLLQGALLALVMLGAGHAQAASSVLIWPIDPVLEADQQASALWLENRGTETANLQIRVFGWSQSGFAEQYQNQRDVIGSPPVAKIEPGQKQLVRLTRTKDVPPGQELAYRIIIDEIPSAQPPAAEGGKTAAAIRFQMRYSVPLFAYGAGLWSKEDSSRPRDPKGIGVPQLSWRTVTVDGRPYVEVRNQGAVHARLTDVAIKQGGQNKPLAEGLLGYVLPGAVMRWPAPGPLASESALQVRVNGGAQVQNIAPGR, encoded by the coding sequence ATGGGGGCAGTTACGTCTGGACATTCGTTGTTGCAGGGCGCGTTGCTGGCGCTGGTCATGCTCGGGGCCGGCCATGCGCAGGCCGCCAGTTCGGTGCTGATCTGGCCGATCGATCCGGTGCTGGAGGCCGATCAACAGGCCAGTGCGCTGTGGCTGGAAAACCGTGGCACGGAAACCGCCAACCTGCAGATCCGTGTGTTCGGCTGGAGCCAGAGCGGTTTTGCAGAGCAATACCAGAATCAGCGCGACGTGATCGGCAGCCCGCCGGTAGCGAAGATCGAGCCAGGGCAAAAGCAACTGGTGCGTCTGACCCGGACCAAGGATGTGCCGCCGGGGCAGGAGCTGGCCTACCGGATCATCATCGACGAAATCCCTTCCGCCCAGCCGCCGGCTGCCGAGGGCGGCAAGACCGCCGCCGCGATCCGCTTCCAGATGCGCTATTCGGTGCCCTTGTTTGCCTACGGCGCGGGGCTGTGGAGCAAGGAAGACAGCAGCCGCCCGCGTGATCCCAAAGGTATCGGTGTGCCGCAACTGAGCTGGCGCACGGTGACGGTGGACGGCCGGCCGTATGTCGAGGTGCGCAATCAGGGCGCGGTGCATGCGCGGCTCACCGACGTGGCGATCAAACAGGGCGGACAGAACAAACCATTGGCCGAAGGCTTGCTGGGTTACGTGTTGCCGGGGGCGGTGATGCGCTGGCCGGCACCGGGGCCGTTGGCCAGTGAGTCGGCGTTGCAGGTGCGGGTCAATGGCGGGGCGCAGGTGCAGAACATTGCGCCGGGACGCTGA
- a CDS encoding catalase family peroxidase, with protein MVDRTSPPGRPPRPPLSAASTVLRLTAIAVVVAAVAGAFAYVHGNLDPQRLTPKALVDVLEKNNGVHPGFRRNHAKGVCVIGHFESTGEARAFSSAQVFNEAQTPVVGRFALPAGNPYAPDSSVPIRSLALRFTQANGQQWRTGMNSMPVFPVGTPEAFYQLQQAQSPDPATGKPDPSKVPAFFAAHPEAVPFLTWVKTAKPSASYATETYNSVNAFYLVNASGQKQAVRWSVTPLARYAAGAAAPEGADFLEKDLVQRLAEGPLRWQLNITLANPGDPVNDASKTWPEGRKVINAGTLVLEKTQPQLSGECRDINYDPLVLPAGIEGSDDPLLAARSAGYADSYLRRTSEVSQLPAARQEARP; from the coding sequence ATGGTTGATCGCACTTCACCGCCGGGCAGGCCGCCGCGTCCGCCCTTGAGTGCCGCGAGCACAGTGTTGCGCCTGACGGCGATTGCCGTGGTGGTTGCCGCTGTCGCTGGGGCGTTTGCCTACGTGCACGGTAATCTTGACCCACAACGTCTGACGCCCAAGGCGCTGGTCGATGTGCTGGAGAAAAACAACGGCGTGCATCCCGGGTTTCGGCGCAACCACGCCAAGGGCGTGTGCGTGATCGGGCATTTCGAGAGCACTGGCGAGGCGCGAGCGTTCTCTTCCGCGCAGGTGTTCAACGAGGCGCAGACGCCGGTGGTCGGGCGTTTCGCATTGCCGGCGGGCAATCCCTACGCCCCGGACAGCAGCGTGCCGATCCGCAGTCTGGCGCTGCGTTTCACCCAGGCCAACGGTCAGCAATGGCGAACCGGGATGAACAGCATGCCGGTGTTCCCGGTCGGCACTCCCGAGGCGTTCTACCAGTTGCAGCAGGCACAGTCGCCGGATCCGGCCACAGGTAAACCGGATCCGTCGAAAGTCCCGGCGTTCTTCGCCGCGCACCCGGAAGCCGTGCCGTTTCTGACGTGGGTGAAAACCGCCAAACCGTCGGCCAGCTATGCCACCGAAACCTACAACAGCGTGAATGCGTTCTATCTGGTCAACGCCAGCGGGCAGAAGCAGGCGGTGCGCTGGAGTGTCACGCCACTGGCGCGTTATGCCGCCGGAGCCGCGGCGCCGGAGGGTGCGGATTTTCTCGAGAAGGATCTGGTGCAGCGCCTGGCCGAGGGGCCGTTGCGCTGGCAGCTGAATATCACCCTGGCCAACCCCGGTGATCCAGTGAACGATGCGAGCAAAACCTGGCCCGAGGGTCGCAAGGTGATCAACGCCGGCACGCTGGTGCTGGAGAAGACTCAGCCGCAGCTCAGCGGCGAATGCCGCGACATCAACTACGATCCGCTGGTACTGCCGGCCGGTATCGAAGGCTCCGACGACCCGCTGCTCGCCGCGCGTTCAGCCGGTTACGCCGACTCCTATCTGCGGCGTACCAGTGAAGTCAGCCAATTGCCCGCCGCCCGTCAGGAGGCTCGCCCATGA
- a CDS encoding fimbria/pilus outer membrane usher protein, with translation MSPGWARRIQRPLWLMTGAWCLMFVQPSEAGELPPPPSGMEAVSDAQLFLELVVNQMNTGRVVAVQQRNGHLFLPASALRETGMKLPEGSADEVDLDGLPGLHSEYDSVGQRLLLDVPPQWLPDQFIGNRENYPRTPALSSFGALFNYDLYLNDTDDAGTYLAAWNELRLFDSWGTLSNTGQYRRTLSGDSVSTLDNGYLRYDTTWRYSDDERMLTYEGGDVISGALPWSNSVRLGGVQFSRDFAVRPDLVTYPLPQFAGEAAVPSSVDLFINGYKSSSTDLQPGPYTLTNIPFINGAGEAVVVTTDALGRQVSTTVPFYVTSSLLQKGLSDFSVAAGTLRRDYGLKDFSYGPGVTSGSLRYGVSDSFTLESHAEAADSLSLGGIGGNLRLGNFGVLNSAISQSRFDGDGGEQLSLGYQYSSQRYSFSWQRLQRRDQYADLSVIDSPYISLSRRSEQATLSVNLERWGSLGAGYFDVRAADDSRTRLLNLSWSKPLWRNSSFYLSANREIGDSNWAVQAQLVIPFDLRGSLAISSERSKTGQSQQRVNYSRSVPTEGGVGFNLGYAKGDGPDYRQADVTWRMQSVQLQAGVYGTSEAETRWADASGSLVWMDRQVFAANRIDDAFVVVSTEGFADIPVRYENQQVGQTDKNGHLLVPWSSAYYRGKYEIDPLNLPANVRSPNVEQRIAVRRGSGYLLEFPLTRVIAASIVLVDAQQRELPLGAGVLHEQSGARTVVGWDGLVYLENLQAQNSLQVTLADGKTCKTQFEVDMQQSQVPLIGPLVCQ, from the coding sequence ATGAGCCCGGGATGGGCTCGTCGTATTCAGCGTCCGTTGTGGCTCATGACCGGCGCGTGGTGCCTGATGTTCGTGCAACCATCTGAGGCCGGCGAACTGCCGCCGCCGCCCAGCGGCATGGAGGCTGTGAGTGATGCACAGTTGTTTCTGGAACTGGTGGTCAATCAGATGAACACCGGGCGGGTGGTGGCGGTGCAGCAGCGTAACGGGCATCTGTTTCTGCCGGCCAGTGCACTGCGCGAAACCGGAATGAAATTGCCCGAGGGCAGCGCTGACGAAGTCGATCTCGACGGTTTGCCGGGACTGCACAGCGAATACGACAGTGTCGGCCAGCGTCTGCTGCTGGATGTACCACCGCAGTGGTTGCCGGACCAGTTCATCGGCAACCGCGAGAACTATCCACGCACCCCGGCGCTGAGCAGTTTCGGCGCGTTGTTCAACTACGACTTGTACCTCAACGACACTGACGATGCCGGCACTTATCTGGCGGCCTGGAATGAGCTGCGGCTGTTCGACAGCTGGGGCACGTTGTCCAATACCGGGCAGTACCGGCGCACCTTGTCCGGGGATTCGGTCAGCACGCTCGACAACGGTTACCTGCGCTACGACACCACCTGGCGTTACTCCGATGACGAGCGAATGCTCACCTACGAAGGCGGGGACGTGATCAGCGGCGCCTTGCCTTGGAGCAACTCGGTGCGTCTGGGCGGCGTGCAATTTTCACGGGATTTTGCCGTGCGTCCGGATCTGGTCACCTATCCGTTGCCGCAGTTCGCCGGCGAGGCCGCGGTGCCGTCGTCGGTGGATCTGTTCATCAACGGCTACAAGTCGAGCAGCACCGACCTGCAACCGGGGCCGTATACCCTGACCAATATTCCCTTCATCAACGGCGCCGGGGAGGCCGTGGTAGTGACCACTGATGCATTGGGGCGGCAGGTGTCGACCACGGTGCCGTTCTATGTCACCAGCAGTCTGCTGCAAAAAGGCCTGAGTGATTTCTCGGTGGCGGCCGGTACGTTGCGCCGCGATTACGGCTTGAAGGACTTCAGCTATGGCCCTGGCGTGACTTCCGGCAGCCTGCGCTACGGTGTCAGCGACAGCTTCACCCTGGAAAGCCACGCCGAAGCGGCTGACTCGCTGAGCCTCGGCGGCATCGGCGGCAATTTGCGTCTGGGCAATTTCGGTGTACTCAACAGCGCCATCAGTCAGAGCCGATTCGACGGCGACGGCGGCGAGCAGTTGAGCCTCGGTTATCAGTACAGCAGCCAGCGCTACAGCTTTTCCTGGCAGCGCCTGCAACGTCGCGACCAATACGCCGACCTGAGCGTGATCGACAGCCCTTACATCAGCCTCAGCCGGCGCAGCGAGCAGGCGACCCTGAGTGTCAACCTCGAGCGCTGGGGCAGCCTCGGTGCCGGTTATTTCGACGTGCGCGCGGCGGACGATTCGCGCACGCGTCTGCTCAACCTGAGCTGGAGCAAACCGCTGTGGCGCAACAGCAGCTTCTACCTGTCGGCCAACCGCGAGATCGGCGACAGCAACTGGGCAGTGCAGGCGCAACTGGTGATCCCGTTCGATCTGCGCGGCAGCCTGGCGATCAGCAGTGAACGCAGCAAAACCGGGCAGAGTCAGCAGCGGGTCAATTACAGCCGCTCGGTGCCGACCGAGGGCGGGGTCGGTTTCAATCTGGGTTACGCCAAGGGTGATGGTCCTGACTATCGCCAGGCCGACGTGACCTGGCGTATGCAGTCGGTGCAGTTGCAGGCCGGGGTCTACGGCACGTCCGAGGCCGAGACCCGTTGGGCCGATGCCAGTGGCTCGCTGGTGTGGATGGACCGCCAGGTGTTCGCCGCCAATCGCATCGACGACGCGTTTGTGGTGGTCAGCACCGAGGGTTTCGCCGATATTCCGGTGCGCTACGAAAACCAGCAGGTCGGGCAGACCGATAAAAACGGCCACTTGCTGGTGCCGTGGAGCAGCGCGTACTACCGCGGCAAATACGAAATCGATCCGCTGAATCTGCCGGCCAACGTGCGCAGCCCCAACGTCGAACAACGCATCGCCGTGCGCCGTGGCAGCGGTTATTTGCTGGAGTTTCCTCTGACCCGGGTGATCGCCGCGAGCATCGTGCTGGTGGATGCGCAGCAACGCGAACTGCCATTGGGCGCGGGCGTGCTGCACGAGCAGAGTGGGGCGCGCACGGTGGTCGGCTGGGACGGGCTGGTCTATCTGGAAAACCTGCAGGCGCAGAACTCGTTGCAGGTGACGCTGGCCGACGGCAAAACCTGCAAGACGCAATTCGAAGTGGATATGCAGCAAAGCCAGGTACCGCTGATCGGCCCGTTGGTGTGCCAATGA
- a CDS encoding sigma-70 family RNA polymerase sigma factor has translation MSEFDEQLREIIPRLRRFAVSLTRNSSSADDLVQASLERALSGWGAKRAEGDVRAWLFAILYRQFLDAHRRSRRYARMLEFFTGRDDAEPSTERTVIAQSTLQAFDRLPTEQRALLLMVSVEGLSYKEVAEILDVPTGTVMSRLSRARQALRQLSDGEISSPSLRILK, from the coding sequence ATGAGCGAATTCGACGAACAGTTGAGAGAAATCATTCCCAGATTGCGCCGCTTTGCCGTGTCGTTGACCCGCAACAGCAGCAGCGCCGACGATCTGGTGCAGGCCAGCCTCGAGCGGGCCCTGTCCGGCTGGGGTGCGAAACGCGCCGAAGGTGACGTGCGCGCGTGGCTGTTCGCGATCCTCTATCGGCAGTTTCTCGACGCCCACCGACGCTCCCGTCGTTATGCGCGGATGCTCGAATTCTTCACCGGTCGCGACGACGCCGAACCCTCGACCGAGCGCACCGTGATCGCCCAATCGACCCTGCAAGCCTTCGATCGCCTGCCCACCGAGCAACGCGCGCTGTTGCTGATGGTCTCGGTCGAAGGCCTGAGCTACAAGGAAGTCGCCGAAATTCTGGACGTCCCCACCGGCACCGTGATGTCGCGCCTGTCCCGCGCCCGCCAGGCCTTGCGCCAACTCAGCGACGGCGAAATCAGCAGCCCTTCTTTGCGGATACTCAAATGA
- a CDS encoding anti-sigma factor produces the protein MISMPPSERDLHAYVDHQLNEADRRLVDTWLTTHPEAAAQVRAWQHDAQLLRAALGGALQQPANPELDPALIRQRLKRQSRRHLASAAVLLIAVGIGGFSGWQAREMTLVRSSMLPMTDALQAYRLIAQQGILPADYKVDTDGDMQRWLDRYFTQASRLPDLKSAGFEPVSGRLLSTDEGPAAMVMYEDRSGHKVSFYVRPPGPKNTFLPRGSRSDGDLQADYWSGDGYNYAMVSPTDSPAAKQLKQSMQF, from the coding sequence ATGATCAGCATGCCCCCCAGCGAGCGCGACCTGCACGCGTACGTCGATCACCAACTCAACGAAGCCGACCGGCGTCTGGTCGACACCTGGCTGACCACTCACCCGGAAGCCGCCGCGCAGGTGCGCGCCTGGCAGCACGACGCCCAGTTGTTGCGCGCAGCCCTGGGTGGTGCGTTGCAGCAACCGGCCAACCCGGAGCTCGATCCGGCGCTGATTCGCCAGCGCCTCAAGCGTCAGTCGCGTCGTCACCTGGCCAGCGCGGCGGTGTTATTGATCGCGGTCGGCATCGGCGGTTTCAGTGGCTGGCAGGCGCGGGAAATGACCCTCGTGAGGTCTTCGATGTTGCCGATGACCGACGCCTTGCAGGCCTATCGTTTGATCGCCCAGCAAGGGATATTACCGGCGGACTACAAGGTCGACACTGACGGCGATATGCAGCGTTGGCTCGACCGTTATTTCACCCAGGCCAGCCGCTTGCCGGATCTGAAATCCGCCGGTTTCGAACCGGTCAGCGGCCGCCTGCTCAGCACCGACGAAGGCCCGGCGGCGATGGTCATGTATGAGGACCGCAGCGGCCATAAGGTCAGTTTCTATGTGCGACCACCGGGGCCGAAGAACACCTTCCTGCCTCGCGGTAGCCGCAGCGACGGCGATCTGCAGGCCGATTACTGGTCCGGTGACGGGTACAACTATGCGATGGTCAGCCCGACGGATTCGCCGGCGGCAAAACAACTGAAGCAATCAATGCAATTCTGA
- a CDS encoding spore coat U domain-containing protein, whose amino-acid sequence MRTYASRIGLSLLGLTLVSSAHAATTVTGQITASLTLISSCQVNGAGGSTGLNFGALNFGTANSLFTTASGQVLGGGGGALSILCSSGTTPVVKVRAGAHDGQSPGGARALYDGVANYVPYDFYTDAGHSQLLPIDGTINLATSTGVAQTVNIYGQAVGKAGLPAGTYTDTVAVELTF is encoded by the coding sequence ATGCGTACGTATGCATCAAGGATAGGTTTGTCGTTGCTCGGCCTGACGCTGGTTTCCAGTGCTCACGCCGCCACCACGGTCACCGGCCAGATCACCGCCAGTCTGACTCTGATCAGCAGCTGTCAGGTCAATGGCGCCGGCGGCTCCACGGGGCTGAACTTCGGTGCGCTGAACTTCGGTACCGCCAACAGTCTGTTCACCACCGCCAGCGGGCAAGTGCTCGGCGGTGGCGGCGGGGCGTTGTCGATACTCTGTTCCAGCGGCACGACCCCGGTGGTCAAAGTGCGCGCCGGTGCTCACGACGGGCAGTCGCCGGGCGGCGCTCGTGCACTGTACGACGGTGTCGCCAACTACGTGCCGTACGATTTCTACACCGATGCCGGGCATTCACAGCTGCTGCCGATCGACGGCACGATCAACCTGGCGACCAGCACTGGCGTGGCGCAGACGGTGAATATCTACGGTCAGGCGGTGGGCAAGGCCGGGCTGCCGGCCGGGACTTACACCGACACCGTCGCTGTCGAACTGACGTTCTGA